GCCAAGTTCACCTGCTTGCATCTCTTGTTCACCTGTCGCAAGGTCGACAATTTTGTAATCAGTGGACGGGAAGCCAATGCCCACAGTCCCAGGCTTACGCTCAGCAAAGGATGGATTGCAATGCGTCACTGGAGATGCCTCTGACAGGCCATATCCCTCAAGCACATTCGAGCCTGTCTTCTTCTCGAAGTTTCTCATCAGTTCAACCGGCATTGGAGCGCTTCCGCTATTGCAGAGCTTAATGCTGTCTATCCCATATTCCTGTGCCTTTGGATGTGCATTGATAGCGACATACATAGTTGGTACACCAGGGAATATAGTTGGCTTCTCTTGTTTGATTGTCCCAAGCACCTCTTCAATATCAAAACGCGGCAGCAGTATATTCTCGCCAGCCATCTGAATGCAAGCATTCATGCAGGCTGTCATGCCAAACACATGAAAAAGCGGGATAACCGTTAAATACCGTTCCTTACCCTTCAGAATGTTATCCTTAAAGAATTCCTTTGTTTGATAGATATTGGCAACCAAATTACGGTGGGTCAGCATCGCTCCTTTAGAGCGGCCGGTCGTCCCCCCAGTATATTGCAATACCGCAATATCCTCCTCCGGTACAATGGAAACAGGTTTAGGAGCCTCTGTGCCAATAGCAATGAATTCCTCAAACGTCCGGTCCTCGAATTTCGCACCAGATGGCTGAAGGCTAACTACAATGATATTCTTTAAGCTTGTATTCTCTTGGATACCTTTTACGGCTTCATAGAAAGCATCCAGTACAATAATCGTCTCTGCTCCGGAATCATCTAGAATATGTTTTAATTCACGTGCAACAAGCATTGGATTAACCTGGGTGACGATTCCCCCGGCTATTAAGGCTCCATAATACCCGACAACATATTGCGGGCAATTTGGAAGCATGATGGCAACCCTGTCTCCTTTTTTGACTCCGCTCTTCTGCAAAGCCGAGGCGAAACCATGGGACATCTTGAATAAGGCTTGGTAGGTAATCTTCCTTCCGAAAAAAGAAATGGCATTATTATTTGGGAATTGTTCTGTGGTTTCATTGAGTATTTCCGGCAGTGACTGGTTTGGAAAGCTGATTTCCGTAGCAATATGATCGGGGTAATGCTTAAACCATGGTTTTTGTTCCATTTTTTCATCTCCCATTTCATTCATTTTTAAATCATCGCACTCTTTCCGCCGTCCACGACAATGATTTGCCCTGTTACATACCTGGCAGCTTCTGAAGCCAAGAATAAAGCAACTCCTTTTAAATCCTCCTCTCCTCCAAGACGTCCAAGCGGTGTCATATATTCGAGGGTGTCCCTGCCGCGCTCAATCAAGACCTTTGACATCTTTGTCGGGAAAAATCCAGGGGCAATCGCATTGACATTAATTTGATGCCTTCCCCACTTAACCGCTAGGTCTTTCGTGAGCGTAATAATAGCTCCCTTACTCGCGTTATAGCCGACTGTGTCCATCATGTCAGGATGCGTACCCCCAAGACCAGCAACAGAGGCTATATTGACGATTTTGCCGCCTTTCTGCTCAGCCATCACTTTACCGACCGCCTGGGACATGAGGAATGTGCCGGTCAAATTTACATTAATCACCTTATTCCATGCATCTAATGGCATTTCTAGAGATGGCGCTCCCCATGAGGCACCGCTGTTATTGACGAGAATATCAATCCGGCCGAATCGTTCCATCGTTTCATCCACAACCTTCAGAACATCATCAGGGTTGGATACATCACATTGGATTGCCAGCGTCTCTACACCTAATTCCTTCAGTTCTCGTGCTACCTCTTCACAAGCCTCAATCTTGCGGGAGCAGAGAACGATATTAGCGCCCGCCTCTGCATAGCCTTTGGCGATTTGTTCACCAAGACCTCTTCCTCCGCCGGTAATTATCGCTGTCTTTCCCTTAAGCTCAAACATCTCTAGAATGCTCATCTTCTTAATCCAGCCTCCTCTCTGTACTTCTTTAATTCAAGCCTGGCAAGCTGGGCCTTATGCACCTCGTCTGGACCATCAGCCAAGCGTAATGTCCGGGCATTCGCCCATTGAGCCGCGAGCGGATAATCCGCTGATACTCCAGCAGCCCCCATACCTTGGATAGCCCGGTCAATCACTCGAAGGGCCATATTTGGCGCCACTACCTTAATCATCGCGATTTCCTTTTTAGCTTCCTTATTGCCGACCGTATCCATCATATAGGCCGCCTTCAATGTCAGCAGACGTGCTTGCTCAATTTCAATGCGGCTATCAGCAACCCATTCCTGGATCACCCCTTGGTTAGCCAGCGGCTTCCCAAACGCCACCCTTCTTTGTATGCGCTTACATAAAACTTCAAGCGCTCTCTCTGCCGCTCCGATTAATCGCATACAATGATGGATTCTGCCTGGCCCGAGCCTTCCTTGGGCAATCGCAAAGCCCTTGCCCTCATCCCAAATCATGTTCTCAAGCGGAACCCTCACATTGTCATACGTGATTTCTGCATGTCCATGAGGGGCATGATCGTAGCCGAAAACCGGCAAGGTCCGTTCAATTCTTACACCTGGCGTGTTTAACGGCACAAGAATCATTGACTGCTGTTCATGCCGATCTGCAGTCCGGTCTGTTTTTCCCATTACTATCGCTATCTCACAGCGAGGGTCCCCGGCACCTGATGACCACCACTTCCGGCCATTGATGACATATTCATCCCCGTCTCTGATAATGCTCGCTTCAATATTTGTGGCATCAGATGAGGCGACATCCGGCTCAGTCATCGAGAAACAAGAACGAATTTCCCCGTTGAGCAATGGTTTAAGCCATCTTTCCTTCTGTTCAGGGGTGCCATAGCGTTCAAGCACCTCCATGTTACCTGTATCCGGCGCATTGCAATTGAAGACCTCTGGTCCGATTAAGGAACGTCCCATTATCTCGCATAATGGAGCATACTCTGAATTGGTCAGACCAGCTCCTAATTCACTTTCCGGAAGGAATAAATTCCAGAGTCCTTGCTCCTTGGCTTTCGCCTTAAGCTCCTCCATGATGGGCGGAATTCCGCTGAAGCGACTTTCTTGCTCATCTAATTGCTGCTCATATAGTGACTCATTCGGGTATACATACTCCTCCATAAATCTTGTAAGCTTCTGTTCTAGTTCCTTTACCTTGCTTGTATAAGAAAAATCCATGCCTTCCTCTCCTTCTCCATACTAACCGGTGGGTATGTTAATTATTACCAATTATACTAGTTTCAAAGAGTTGTGCAATAAGTTACTCGAATATTACAAATATTTCAATAATAATTGACGGATTTTTCGTATTAAACCATAATATGGATATAAATAAAAAAAGGAGATGCATAATGAAAACAAGTACATACAAAACCGCTGCCAAGTCAGCCCTAAATGGCAAGTGGGGAATCGCCATCGGCGTTTTCTTTCTCTATTTCATCATTTCGAGTATATTGGGAGTACCCGAAAACGAATGGATATTTTATGTGTTAATGTTTCTAATCAGTGGACCGCTTTATATTGGGTACCAATGGTTCCATCTTGAACTCATCCGATACAATAATCCTGGTGTCAGCACTTTATTCTCCGGATTCACGCAGAACTACCTTCGCAATGTCGCAGCCTACTTTATGGTAAATATATTTACTATTCTGTGGCTTCTTTTGCTGATTGTCCCTGGAATCATTAAAGCCCTTGCCTATTCTATGACCTACTTTATCCTGCGTGATAGACCAGAAGTGTCCATTTTCCAGGCAATTACGGAAAGCCGGCGTATGATGGATGGCCAGAAGAAGAAACTATTTATCTTGATTCTTTCCTTCCTGCCATGGGTGATCATTCCATCGGCCTTAATCATCATTGGACTTATAGCCATTTTCTTTACCGCCAGTGATCCTATCCTTTTTCTTGTAGGAACTGTCAGTCTTATTATTGGCCTTATTGCCAATATCGGAATTTCTATTTATCTCATGCCTTATTTCACAACAACACTCGCAGTCTTCTATGCCAGCAATGTACCCACATCCGATCCTAGTTTAGAGCCATTGCTAACTGACGAGAATCCGAATCTAGTAGAACCAACCCAATAACATAATCATTATAAAAAGAAGCATGCAGCAATGGATGCTTCTTTTTTATTGCTGAAACCCGCTTTTTATTTGTTTAATTTTTCTAAAAAATCAATAATTTGTGTTAGAATACTTTTGTAATTAAATCTGACAAACAAGAGGGGGATTGGATGGATAGTAAATTGGTGAATCGTTTAAAGGAGATAGTCGGAGAAGAGCGAGTCTCGCTTAATGAGACTGTTCTGATGAATCACAGCAAGGATGAATCTTATCATGAGCCGGCATATCCGGATGCCGTTATCTTTCCTCATACAACCGACGAGGTATCAGCTATCCTTGCTTATGCTAATGAACATCATATTCCTGTTGTGCCTTTTGGCAGAGGAACAAGTCTTGAAGGCCATGTCATTCCATATGACGGAGGGATTTGTCTAGATTTTAACGAGATGAATAAGATTCTTGAGATAAGAGCAGAAGATTTAATCGTCAAGGTCCAGCCTGGTGTGACACGAACACAGCTAAATAAGGAATTAAGAAAATATGGCTTATTCTTCTCTGTTGACCCTGGAGCAGACGCTACGCTTGGAGGGATGGCTGCAACAAACGCGAGCGGCACGACTGCCGTTAAATACGGGGTAATGAGGGATCAGGTCCGTGATATGGAAGTTGTTCTCGCTGACGGGAGTGTCATCCACACAGGTACTCTTGCGGCAAAATCCTCATCTGGCCTCCATCTTAATGGGATTTTTGTCGGGTCTGAGGGAACACTTGGCTGCATGACAGAGCTGACCTTGCGTGTATATGGTATACCTGAGCATGAGGTGGCCGGCCGGGCAGTATTTACCTCCACTCATGATGCCGTCCTTGCTGTCACCTCGCTTATTCAAGCAAGCATACCAATTGGCCGGGTAGAGCTTGTTGACCCGGATTCGATGCGCCAATTTAATCGGCACTCAGGTACAGCCTTTGAGGAGATGCCCACCTTATTCTTGGAGTTCCACGGCAATCAAGCCGGCCTAATGCAGGACATCCAATTCGCCACAGAAATCCTGAACGACTTGGGCTGCCTCTCTCTCGAATTCAAGGAAGACCTCGCCTCCCGCAACCAAATATGGGAAGCGCGCCATAATCTTGCTTACGCCTATATCCATTCAGCCCCAGGGAAAAAGCTAATGGTCACAGATGTATGTGTTCCAATATCTGAGCTGGCGGTCTCTGTCGATTATACACGGGAAATGCTCAATGAAATGGGGCTGATGGGGGGCATTGTCGGTCATGTTGGTGACGGCAATTTCCACGCTCTCTTGATGATTGATGTAAATAATCAAAGTGAAGTGAAGACTGCAAAGGAATTCAGTGACCGGATTGTTCGCTTTTCCTTGAGCCGCGGAGGAACCAGTACAGGCGAGCATGGCATTGGCACCGGGAAAAGACAATATTTGGTGGAGGAACATGGTCCTGCCTTGGAAGTAATGCGGGCCATTAAGAAAACGCTCGACCCAAACAATATTCTCAATCCGAATAAATTATTATAGAAGGAGGCAACCTGATGAAAATATTTGAAGTAATCAGTACATATGCCGGCAAATACTTTGCTGTCCTGGTTATTCTAACAGCAGTGGTTGCCTATCTCTTACCTAGTCCTTTTTTAGGATTCGGCAGCTATATTACCATTCTCCTTGGGATTGTCATGTTCGGGATGGGATTAACGCTTAAGGCAGCAGACTTCAAGATGGTCATTACCCATCCTATCCCTGTCATTATCGGCCTCATCGCCCAATTTACCATTATGCCGATTGCAGCATTTGGGGTAGCTTATTTGCTTCAATTGCCTCCTGCGCTCGCTGCAGGGCTCGTTCTCCTCGGCTCCGTTCCAGGAGGTACAGCTTCAAACGTCATGGTTTATCTCGCAAAAGGAAATGTGCCGCTATCCATTACGATGACATCATGCTCTACCTTGCTTGCCCCCATCATGACACCATTCCTTTTGCTCATTTTTGCCGGGCAATGGATGCCGGTTGATGCGGTCGCTATGTTTATGTCGATTATTCAGGTAATTATCATACCTATTGTCCTTGGATTAGCCGTAAGCAAGCTTTTACCGAATGTGGTAGAGAAAAGTTTGAACATTATTCCCCTTATTTCCGTGCTTGCCATCATGATTATCATCAGTGCTATCGTTGCCGGCAACAGGGAAAATATCGCTTCAGCGGGACTTCTAATCTTTCTGGCTGTCTTCCTCCACAATAGCTTTGGACTTATATTCGGTTATCTAGCAGCGAAATTATTAAAGCTTTCCGTCCAAGACAGACGTGCAATCAGCATTGAAGTCGGGATGCAGAATTCTGGGTTAGGCGTATCTCTTGCGAAGGTCCATTTCGCCGATCCGATGACGGCCCTTCCAAGTGCCTTTGCTGCCGTATGGCATAATATATCTGGCCCAATCATCGCCTCTTATTGGGCTACAAGATTGGATAACGAGGAAAAGGCAACTAATCGTGAAGATGAGGCACAGCCAGCAACTATTAGAAGATAACTTTATAAAAGCGATGTATTCGCAGCTGTTACTCAAACCTGTAATAAAATTGACATAATTTTAATTACATTGATATTGATAATCGTTATCAATTGTTTTATACTAACCTTAGAACACACAAACAAATGACCAAGAACCATTTGATAAACCCCCACCCCTCTTTGCATAAGGGCCCATGGAGAAATCCGCGGGCCCTTTGCTTTTTCCAGACCTTATCATTTCCTTCGCCTCCAGCCTGTTTGCTATGATAAGACCAACGAAGCCGAAGGAGGATAATTATGTCAAAAAAAGTGTGTATTGGAAAAACAGATTTATATATCAATCCCATTGGACTTGGAACAAATGCTGTAGGCGGTCATAATCTCTTTCCAAACCTCAATGAGGAGACTGGCAGAGAAATTGTCCGCACGGCAATTGATCATGGCATTAATTTCATAGATACGGCATATATATACGGACCTGAACGGTCGGAGGAATTAATCGGCGAGGTCATACGTGAGAAAGATATGCGAGAGCAGCTGGTCATCGCGACAAAGGGAGCCCATAAATTTGCAGAGGATCAAATGATTGTTGACAATTCGCCTGATTTCCTCAGAAAATCTGTTGAAGACAGTCTCATTCGCCTTCGAACAGATTACATCGACTTGTTTTACATCCATTTCCCTGACGAGCATACACCTAAGGATGAGGCTGTTGGCGCCTTAAAGAAATTGAAGGATGAAGGGAAAATTCGCGCAATCGGCGTCTCCAACTTCTCGATGGAACAATTAAAAGAGGCCAATAAGGACGGCTATGTCGATGTCATCCAATCTGAATATAATTTGTTGAAAAGACAGGCAGAGGATGAATTGCTTCCTTATGCGAAGGAGCATTCTATCTCCTTTGTCCCTTACTTTCCGCTAGCTTCAGGTTTATTAACAGGCAAATATACGAAAAATTCACCAATCACAGATGGGCGAAGCCGTAATCCTCTTTTCCAAGGCGCAGCCTTTGAAGATAACCTGGCTAAAGTGGAAAAGCTTCGTGAGATAGCAACCGCCAAAGAAGCTGAGGTTGCTCATCTAGTGCTAGCCTGGTATTTGAAGCAGGAGACGATCGATGCTGTCATTCCTGGAGCGAAACAGCCAGAACAGGTACTGCAAAATATCAAGGCATTGAACATTCATCTGACTGTTGAGGAATGCGCGCAAATCAGCGGCATTTTCAAGAGGTAGGGGGATAAACAAGATGGAGATTCTGAAATGGGATAGTGAATCAAACTTGCATTCAGTTGTCTCCCTGTATCAAACGGTATGGAATGACTGGGGCGAAAGCCATTTAGACCGAATCAAACGCCATACTGGCTACAAGGGATTCCGGGGATATATAGCCATGGATGAGGGAGATATCATTGGCTATGCCTATGGCTACTCCTCCTTATCCGGCCAATATTATCATGAATTATTGAATGATCATCTCTCCTCAGATGGTTCAGATGATTGGCTCAACAATTGCTTTGAATTTGTTGAGCTTGCCGTTCACCCAAAATATCGCAAACGCGGCATTGGCGCTCTCCTTCATGACCAGCTGCTTAACGATCTTCCATTTGAGCGAGCTATCTTAACTACACAGACAGACAATTGGCCAGCCATATCCCTATACCGTTCTAAAGGCTGGGTCATCATCAGCGATTCATTTCTGCCCCTTGATGATCCGGAGCAGCCATTTATCATATTCGGAAAGACACTTAGTGCAGCGCCGCCC
The sequence above is drawn from the Pradoshia eiseniae genome and encodes:
- a CDS encoding long-chain-fatty-acid--CoA ligase — encoded protein: MEQKPWFKHYPDHIATEISFPNQSLPEILNETTEQFPNNNAISFFGRKITYQALFKMSHGFASALQKSGVKKGDRVAIMLPNCPQYVVGYYGALIAGGIVTQVNPMLVARELKHILDDSGAETIIVLDAFYEAVKGIQENTSLKNIIVVSLQPSGAKFEDRTFEEFIAIGTEAPKPVSIVPEEDIAVLQYTGGTTGRSKGAMLTHRNLVANIYQTKEFFKDNILKGKERYLTVIPLFHVFGMTACMNACIQMAGENILLPRFDIEEVLGTIKQEKPTIFPGVPTMYVAINAHPKAQEYGIDSIKLCNSGSAPMPVELMRNFEKKTGSNVLEGYGLSEASPVTHCNPSFAERKPGTVGIGFPSTDYKIVDLATGEQEMQAGELGELVIKGPQIMKGYWNMPEETSVTLRNGWLYTGDIAMVDEDGYLSIVDRKKDLIIASGYNIYPRDVEEVLYEHPAVQEAVVIGVPDEYRGETVKAILVLKDGQTADEAEIIEYCKQNMAAYRVPTIVEFRRELPKTNVGKILRRALREEVQAKS
- a CDS encoding SDR family oxidoreductase — protein: MSILEMFELKGKTAIITGGGRGLGEQIAKGYAEAGANIVLCSRKIEACEEVARELKELGVETLAIQCDVSNPDDVLKVVDETMERFGRIDILVNNSGASWGAPSLEMPLDAWNKVINVNLTGTFLMSQAVGKVMAEQKGGKIVNIASVAGLGGTHPDMMDTVGYNASKGAIITLTKDLAVKWGRHQINVNAIAPGFFPTKMSKVLIERGRDTLEYMTPLGRLGGEEDLKGVALFLASEAARYVTGQIIVVDGGKSAMI
- a CDS encoding acyl-CoA dehydrogenase family protein; protein product: MDFSYTSKVKELEQKLTRFMEEYVYPNESLYEQQLDEQESRFSGIPPIMEELKAKAKEQGLWNLFLPESELGAGLTNSEYAPLCEIMGRSLIGPEVFNCNAPDTGNMEVLERYGTPEQKERWLKPLLNGEIRSCFSMTEPDVASSDATNIEASIIRDGDEYVINGRKWWSSGAGDPRCEIAIVMGKTDRTADRHEQQSMILVPLNTPGVRIERTLPVFGYDHAPHGHAEITYDNVRVPLENMIWDEGKGFAIAQGRLGPGRIHHCMRLIGAAERALEVLCKRIQRRVAFGKPLANQGVIQEWVADSRIEIEQARLLTLKAAYMMDTVGNKEAKKEIAMIKVVAPNMALRVIDRAIQGMGAAGVSADYPLAAQWANARTLRLADGPDEVHKAQLARLELKKYREEAGLRR
- a CDS encoding DUF975 family protein; this encodes MKTSTYKTAAKSALNGKWGIAIGVFFLYFIISSILGVPENEWIFYVLMFLISGPLYIGYQWFHLELIRYNNPGVSTLFSGFTQNYLRNVAAYFMVNIFTILWLLLLIVPGIIKALAYSMTYFILRDRPEVSIFQAITESRRMMDGQKKKLFILILSFLPWVIIPSALIIIGLIAIFFTASDPILFLVGTVSLIIGLIANIGISIYLMPYFTTTLAVFYASNVPTSDPSLEPLLTDENPNLVEPTQ
- a CDS encoding FAD-binding oxidoreductase; this translates as MDSKLVNRLKEIVGEERVSLNETVLMNHSKDESYHEPAYPDAVIFPHTTDEVSAILAYANEHHIPVVPFGRGTSLEGHVIPYDGGICLDFNEMNKILEIRAEDLIVKVQPGVTRTQLNKELRKYGLFFSVDPGADATLGGMAATNASGTTAVKYGVMRDQVRDMEVVLADGSVIHTGTLAAKSSSGLHLNGIFVGSEGTLGCMTELTLRVYGIPEHEVAGRAVFTSTHDAVLAVTSLIQASIPIGRVELVDPDSMRQFNRHSGTAFEEMPTLFLEFHGNQAGLMQDIQFATEILNDLGCLSLEFKEDLASRNQIWEARHNLAYAYIHSAPGKKLMVTDVCVPISELAVSVDYTREMLNEMGLMGGIVGHVGDGNFHALLMIDVNNQSEVKTAKEFSDRIVRFSLSRGGTSTGEHGIGTGKRQYLVEEHGPALEVMRAIKKTLDPNNILNPNKLL
- a CDS encoding bile acid:sodium symporter family protein — translated: MKIFEVISTYAGKYFAVLVILTAVVAYLLPSPFLGFGSYITILLGIVMFGMGLTLKAADFKMVITHPIPVIIGLIAQFTIMPIAAFGVAYLLQLPPALAAGLVLLGSVPGGTASNVMVYLAKGNVPLSITMTSCSTLLAPIMTPFLLLIFAGQWMPVDAVAMFMSIIQVIIIPIVLGLAVSKLLPNVVEKSLNIIPLISVLAIMIIISAIVAGNRENIASAGLLIFLAVFLHNSFGLIFGYLAAKLLKLSVQDRRAISIEVGMQNSGLGVSLAKVHFADPMTALPSAFAAVWHNISGPIIASYWATRLDNEEKATNREDEAQPATIRR
- a CDS encoding aldo/keto reductase, giving the protein MSKKVCIGKTDLYINPIGLGTNAVGGHNLFPNLNEETGREIVRTAIDHGINFIDTAYIYGPERSEELIGEVIREKDMREQLVIATKGAHKFAEDQMIVDNSPDFLRKSVEDSLIRLRTDYIDLFYIHFPDEHTPKDEAVGALKKLKDEGKIRAIGVSNFSMEQLKEANKDGYVDVIQSEYNLLKRQAEDELLPYAKEHSISFVPYFPLASGLLTGKYTKNSPITDGRSRNPLFQGAAFEDNLAKVEKLREIATAKEAEVAHLVLAWYLKQETIDAVIPGAKQPEQVLQNIKALNIHLTVEECAQISGIFKR
- a CDS encoding GNAT family N-acetyltransferase; the protein is MEILKWDSESNLHSVVSLYQTVWNDWGESHLDRIKRHTGYKGFRGYIAMDEGDIIGYAYGYSSLSGQYYHELLNDHLSSDGSDDWLNNCFEFVELAVHPKYRKRGIGALLHDQLLNDLPFERAILTTQTDNWPAISLYRSKGWVIISDSFLPLDDPEQPFIIFGKTLSAAPPVHSKAGTFKERN